From Juglans regia cultivar Chandler chromosome 6, Walnut 2.0, whole genome shotgun sequence, the proteins below share one genomic window:
- the LOC109003043 gene encoding uncharacterized protein LOC109003043 encodes MTVDESFTKPGAVPFKWEIKPGVPKLQHQQKQPVVLSPPPLPQPRNYHRTVLPTPQQKLRPPPSSGSVYFVPPLESPSRVRSFRSSPRTRSERWRFDRQTTALVRPEVVSPGCFLSSFLKRSKPGKQRLQKPGPASEPDYSSDLETLARWSVSSRKSLSPFSESPSTSSFSSSYPSSPRPVGDAEWAGFGLF; translated from the coding sequence atgacTGTAGATGAGTCTTTCACGAAACCAGGAGCAGTGCCATTCAAGTGGGAGATCAAGCCCGGTGTTCCAAAGCTCCAGCACCAGCAAAAACAGCCGGTGGTGTTATCTCCGCCGCCTCTGCCGCAGCCTCGTAACTATCACCGTACAGTACTTCCCACGCCACAGCAGAAGCTTCGGCCACCGCCGTCGTCTGGGTCGGTTTACTTTGTACCTCCGTTGGAGTCCCCGTCCCGGGTCCGCTCTTTCCGGTCGTCACCAAGGACCCGGTCTGAGCGCTGGAGGTTCGACCGACAAACCACCGCCCTGGTTAGGCCCGAAGTGGTTTCGCCTGGATGCTTCCTGTCGTCTTTTCTAAAGAGGAGCAAACCGGGAAAACAGAGGCTCCAGAAGCCCGGACCCGCTTCCGAACCAGACTACAGCTCTGATCTCGAGACGCTGGCCCGGTGGTCCGTGTCAAGCCGGAAGTCGCTCTCGCCATTCTCTGAATCTCCGTCGACGTCGTCCTTTTCGTCGTCGTACCCTTCGTCGCCCCGACCCGTGGGTGATGCCGAGTGGGCCGGGTTCGGACTTTTCTGA